Proteins from a genomic interval of Amycolatopsis sp. cg13:
- a CDS encoding 3-oxoacyl-ACP synthase has protein sequence MKLGAGLGIRSIGTWFPATSESVQDALSAGRLTDKEAADSGIAALPVSPDLSPPEMAVLAAEDAALGEPADRAKIGLVIHSWIHHQGHDIWSPAHYIAHAVGADSAAALGIQAMCNGSAAAWEAAAAYLLADPTVDAVLTTTADRFDDQAFDRWSGDVGVHYGDGATASVLARRDDTRDALTLLAIGTETVSAVEGLHRGDDPFTVAPRVISPRIDVRRTKKAFLEKYGADRFLVAARTALRAVVEKTLQEAGIEASDPRLRYLALPRVGRKVRVATYHRALQGHVGAEILDLGAKTGHLGAGDLVANCAELAVLLEPGQLALVINAGGGAGLSCAVVRRPEGAAEGSHG, from the coding sequence ATGAAACTTGGCGCCGGTCTGGGCATCAGGAGCATCGGGACGTGGTTTCCCGCCACCTCGGAGAGCGTGCAGGACGCGCTTTCGGCTGGACGGTTGACCGACAAAGAGGCCGCCGACTCGGGAATCGCGGCGTTGCCGGTCAGTCCCGATCTCTCGCCCCCTGAGATGGCTGTACTGGCCGCCGAGGACGCCGCCCTCGGCGAACCGGCCGACCGCGCGAAGATCGGCTTGGTGATCCACTCGTGGATTCACCATCAAGGACACGATATCTGGTCGCCCGCACACTACATAGCGCATGCGGTGGGCGCCGATTCCGCCGCTGCGCTGGGTATCCAGGCCATGTGCAACGGAAGCGCCGCCGCGTGGGAGGCGGCCGCGGCGTATTTGCTGGCCGACCCGACGGTCGACGCGGTGCTCACGACTACCGCCGACAGGTTCGACGACCAAGCCTTCGATCGTTGGTCCGGCGATGTCGGCGTGCATTACGGCGACGGTGCTACTGCGTCGGTTCTCGCGCGCAGGGACGATACTCGTGATGCGTTGACGCTCTTGGCCATCGGCACTGAAACGGTTTCCGCCGTAGAAGGCCTGCACCGCGGAGACGATCCTTTTACAGTGGCACCGCGCGTCATCAGTCCGCGAATTGACGTTCGCCGGACGAAGAAGGCGTTTCTCGAGAAATACGGAGCGGACAGGTTTCTCGTCGCGGCGCGCACTGCCCTGCGCGCAGTGGTCGAAAAAACGCTGCAGGAAGCCGGAATCGAGGCCTCGGATCCGCGGTTGCGCTACCTGGCGCTGCCGCGAGTGGGCAGGAAAGTGCGGGTGGCCACTTATCATCGGGCGTTGCAAGGACATGTCGGGGCCGAAATCCTGGACCTCGGCGCGAAGACGGGGCATTTAGGGGCAGGCGATCTGGTGGCCAACTGCGCCGAACTGGCGGTGCTGCTGGAACCCGGGCAGCTCGCCCTCGTGATCAACGCCGGCGGCGGCGCCGGGCTGAGCTGCGCCGTAGTGCGACGACCGGAAGGCGCGGCCGAGGGATCGCACGGGTAA
- a CDS encoding cytochrome P450, with amino-acid sequence MTGAWTQDSEDSMADTGAFARTELAGADFQGDPHKYYRQWREDGPVRHVQLPAGFACWVVTGYEEGREALADPRLRKDSSRFHEVLRRQSPDAAMTTMPDIAVHMLNSDPPDHTRLRKLVNKTFTSRRVAAMRPRIEEITSGFLDEMDTRAEVDLLRAFANPLPVAVICELLGIPFEDRADFQARTRLMLSDVSSNTVEERSTTAEVMTRYLQQLIEAKRGEPGEDLLSALVRAHDDGDRLTERELVGMAFLLLVAGHETMVNLIGNGVHALLRNPAQFEALRADLSRVPNAVEEFLRYEGPVRWSTARYTAEPVRIGDTDIPAGEIVYVAVGAMNRDPDHFHDPETLLIDRDASGHLAFGHGIHNCVGTPLARLEADIAFTELLRRFPKLALADEAFTAQWRDGLLVHGLRELPVRLHG; translated from the coding sequence GTGACCGGAGCCTGGACACAGGACAGCGAGGACAGCATGGCCGACACAGGCGCTTTCGCCCGGACCGAATTGGCGGGTGCCGATTTTCAGGGCGACCCGCACAAGTACTACCGCCAATGGCGGGAAGACGGGCCGGTTCGTCATGTCCAGCTCCCCGCGGGTTTCGCGTGCTGGGTGGTCACCGGTTACGAGGAGGGCCGGGAAGCCCTCGCGGATCCTCGATTGCGCAAGGACTCCTCCCGATTCCACGAGGTCTTGCGCCGCCAGTCGCCCGACGCCGCCATGACCACCATGCCGGACATCGCGGTGCACATGCTCAACAGCGACCCGCCGGATCACACCCGCCTGCGGAAGCTGGTCAACAAGACGTTCACCTCGCGGCGGGTCGCGGCGATGCGGCCGCGCATCGAGGAGATCACCAGCGGGTTCCTCGACGAGATGGACACCCGCGCCGAGGTCGACCTGCTGCGGGCATTCGCGAATCCGCTCCCGGTCGCCGTGATCTGCGAACTGCTGGGGATTCCGTTCGAGGACCGCGCCGACTTCCAGGCCCGGACGCGGCTGATGCTCAGCGACGTTTCCAGCAACACGGTCGAGGAGCGCAGCACGACGGCCGAGGTGATGACGCGATACCTGCAGCAGCTGATCGAGGCCAAGCGCGGCGAGCCCGGCGAGGATCTCCTGTCGGCGCTGGTTCGCGCCCACGACGACGGCGACCGCCTCACTGAGCGGGAACTGGTGGGAATGGCGTTCCTGCTGCTGGTCGCCGGCCACGAGACGATGGTGAACCTGATCGGCAACGGCGTGCACGCGCTGCTGCGCAACCCCGCCCAGTTCGAGGCGCTGCGGGCTGACCTGAGCCGAGTGCCGAACGCGGTGGAAGAGTTTCTGCGCTACGAAGGCCCGGTCCGGTGGTCCACCGCGCGCTATACCGCCGAGCCGGTCCGCATCGGCGACACCGACATACCGGCGGGGGAAATCGTCTACGTCGCTGTCGGCGCGATGAACCGGGATCCGGACCACTTCCACGATCCCGAAACGCTGCTCATCGACCGGGACGCCTCCGGGCACTTGGCTTTCGGCCACGGCATCCACAACTGTGTCGGCACCCCGCTGGCCCGGTTGGAGGCCGATATCGCCTTCACGGAGCTCCTGCGACGTTTCCCGAAGCTCGCGCTCGCGGACGAGGCATTCACCGCCCAGTGGCGGGACGGCTTGCTCGTGCACGGTCTCCGCGAGCTCCCGGTACGCCTGCACGGCTGA
- a CDS encoding SAM-dependent methyltransferase, with protein sequence MRADGDSWDINSSVGTTALFVAAARALATAKPEPIASDPFAALFVRVAGEEWEKVLDDPAATADHPLNTPEFGLPFQDYQASRTRYFDDYFAAVMDAGIEQVAIVAAGLDSRAYRLPWPDSTVIYELDRPEVLEFKRDVLRAHGRKPVAERREVGVDLRDDWPKALRGAGFDPSKPSAWLVEGLLMYLRPEDQDRLFESLASLAAPGSRIAVEEVSPVPQETFDGWNAASKDGARVKGHGGWAKMIYNDPHADVAEWFTDRGWDAERTGLADHMRSLGLEPHPASTPGGLMPSIIGLVTARRR encoded by the coding sequence ATGCGGGCAGACGGAGATTCGTGGGACATCAACAGCAGCGTCGGAACCACCGCGTTGTTCGTAGCGGCGGCCAGGGCTCTGGCCACGGCCAAACCCGAGCCGATCGCGTCCGATCCGTTCGCCGCGCTGTTCGTGCGGGTCGCGGGCGAGGAATGGGAAAAGGTCCTCGACGATCCGGCCGCCACGGCCGACCATCCCCTGAACACCCCCGAATTCGGCCTGCCTTTCCAGGATTACCAGGCTTCGCGGACCCGGTACTTCGACGACTACTTCGCCGCGGTCATGGACGCCGGCATCGAACAGGTCGCGATCGTGGCGGCGGGATTGGACTCCCGTGCGTACCGGCTGCCGTGGCCGGACTCCACCGTGATCTACGAGTTGGACCGGCCAGAGGTGCTGGAGTTCAAACGCGACGTGTTGCGCGCCCACGGCCGCAAACCGGTCGCCGAGCGCCGCGAGGTCGGCGTCGATCTGCGCGACGACTGGCCGAAAGCCTTGCGGGGCGCGGGATTCGATCCGTCGAAGCCGTCGGCCTGGCTGGTGGAGGGCCTGCTGATGTACCTGCGGCCGGAAGACCAGGACCGGCTTTTCGAGTCTCTCGCGTCGCTGGCCGCGCCGGGAAGCCGCATCGCGGTCGAGGAGGTATCACCGGTGCCGCAGGAGACATTCGACGGGTGGAACGCGGCGAGCAAGGACGGGGCGCGCGTCAAAGGGCACGGTGGCTGGGCGAAGATGATCTACAACGATCCGCATGCCGATGTGGCCGAATGGTTCACTGACCGCGGCTGGGACGCCGAGCGCACCGGCCTCGCCGACCACATGCGTTCACTGGGGCTCGAGCCGCACCCCGCGAGCACTCCCGGCGGGCTGATGCCGTCGATCATCGGCCTCGTCACGGCGCGGCGCCGATGA
- a CDS encoding response regulator transcription factor, with the protein MHNAIGATADIFEENLQIVLFIHDNIHRYSIEGMFGSVDIRLTVRAITALEDLSLYRDGQLIISSSNALDPVPGEIAEWLRVCDLRVLILVDSADAVDQSWVDRASGFLAWEDLRPETLHGAIVDVDAGRFYMSAALARRSLAAPEQSGDDTASKRTSLIALTAREHQVLRLIAEGLSNRQVARSLSISEHGVKRVVGIILAKLNCPNRTLAVVRALEAGLLAM; encoded by the coding sequence TTGCACAATGCGATCGGGGCGACAGCGGACATCTTCGAAGAGAATCTTCAGATCGTGTTGTTCATCCACGACAACATTCATCGGTACAGCATCGAGGGCATGTTCGGCTCGGTCGACATCCGGTTGACGGTGCGCGCCATCACGGCTCTCGAGGATCTCTCGCTGTACCGCGACGGCCAGCTGATCATCTCGTCCAGCAACGCTTTGGACCCCGTGCCCGGCGAGATCGCCGAATGGCTGCGCGTCTGCGACCTGCGCGTGCTGATCCTGGTGGATTCGGCGGACGCGGTCGACCAGTCCTGGGTCGATCGCGCAAGCGGTTTCCTGGCCTGGGAGGATCTCCGCCCCGAAACGCTGCACGGGGCGATCGTCGACGTCGACGCCGGAAGGTTCTACATGTCGGCAGCACTGGCGCGACGGTCCTTGGCCGCCCCCGAGCAGTCCGGCGACGACACCGCTTCGAAGCGCACTTCGCTGATCGCGCTGACGGCACGCGAACACCAGGTGCTCCGGCTGATCGCGGAGGGGCTGAGCAACCGGCAGGTCGCCCGGTCGCTGAGCATCTCCGAGCACGGCGTCAAACGCGTGGTCGGCATCATTCTGGCCAAGCTCAACTGTCCGAATCGGACTCTCGCCGTCGTGCGGGCCCTCGAGGCGGGACTCCTCGCCATGTGA
- a CDS encoding DEAD/DEAH box helicase, with product MKGTGQERPTARPDVQATYLPDRHMFALWTWSRHQHAVGKAPLRGDTQSISLAVPAPKPGGFTVSDVDCALIEPDKLAGVSLGSPGRSVDAWRAQVAGGDPDLPIAGHAVPDATGVAVTSAEHAVAVFRHTTAVAGELRAALTAEVRPYQARGVSWLREAVDANGGAVLADEMGLGKTLQAIGYLVGRAGEGPQVVVCPTSLVGNWAHEIARFAPGLRTMSWRGGPLEGLDDKTVVLTGYPTLRLHDEVLAAHQWATAVFDEAQVLKNPRTQVSKAARSITADAKIALTGTPVENRLEELWAILNLVTPQLFGHKAQFRRRFVQPIDGGSLAAAARLRAVIEPVVLMRKKSQVAGSLPPKIHADLLCDLTEEQQRLYDRTLERAIDDGFGSGAERPARVLAALTALKQVCNHPSLVADESGELSGRSGKLDLCTDIVANNLETDSPTLIFTQYRRTGELLVRHFMEQFGVSVPFFHGGLNQDQRAKIVRDFQSPDGPKVLLLSLKAGGTGLTLTRAADVIHFDRWWNPAVEAQASDRVHRIGQTRTVTITTLTTNSTIEEHIAGMHSRKSALSDITDMSGVAELSRLDDDRLIATLRRKRAS from the coding sequence ATGAAGGGAACCGGACAAGAACGTCCCACCGCCCGCCCCGACGTCCAGGCCACGTACCTGCCCGACCGGCACATGTTCGCGTTGTGGACCTGGTCCCGGCACCAGCACGCCGTGGGAAAGGCCCCGCTGCGGGGTGACACCCAGAGCATCTCCCTGGCCGTCCCCGCGCCGAAACCGGGCGGGTTCACGGTGTCCGACGTCGACTGCGCGCTGATCGAGCCGGACAAGCTCGCCGGCGTTTCGCTCGGCTCGCCCGGCCGCTCCGTCGACGCCTGGCGGGCCCAGGTCGCGGGCGGCGATCCGGACCTGCCGATCGCCGGGCACGCCGTTCCCGATGCCACCGGGGTCGCCGTGACCTCGGCGGAGCACGCCGTGGCCGTCTTCCGGCACACCACAGCCGTCGCGGGCGAACTGCGCGCGGCGCTGACCGCCGAGGTGAGGCCGTATCAGGCGCGCGGCGTGAGCTGGCTGCGCGAGGCGGTCGACGCGAACGGCGGCGCGGTACTCGCCGACGAGATGGGCCTCGGCAAGACGCTGCAAGCCATCGGCTACCTCGTCGGACGCGCCGGCGAGGGTCCGCAGGTGGTGGTGTGCCCCACCTCGCTGGTCGGGAACTGGGCGCACGAGATCGCGCGGTTCGCTCCCGGCCTGCGGACGATGAGCTGGCGCGGCGGGCCGCTGGAGGGGCTGGACGACAAAACGGTGGTGCTGACCGGTTATCCCACGCTGCGGCTGCACGACGAGGTCCTCGCGGCGCACCAGTGGGCCACCGCGGTTTTCGACGAGGCACAGGTGCTGAAGAACCCGCGCACACAGGTGTCGAAGGCCGCGCGGAGCATCACGGCCGACGCGAAGATCGCGTTGACCGGAACGCCCGTCGAGAACCGCCTCGAGGAACTCTGGGCGATTCTCAACCTGGTCACCCCGCAGCTGTTCGGGCACAAGGCGCAGTTCCGCCGTCGCTTCGTCCAGCCGATCGACGGCGGCTCCCTCGCCGCCGCGGCCCGGTTGCGCGCGGTGATCGAGCCGGTCGTGCTGATGCGGAAGAAGTCTCAGGTCGCCGGGTCGCTCCCGCCCAAGATCCACGCCGACTTGCTCTGCGATCTCACCGAAGAGCAGCAGCGGTTGTACGACCGGACGCTGGAGCGGGCGATCGACGACGGCTTCGGCAGCGGCGCGGAGCGCCCGGCGCGGGTGCTGGCGGCCTTGACCGCGCTCAAACAGGTCTGCAACCACCCGAGCCTGGTCGCCGACGAGTCCGGCGAACTGTCGGGGAGATCGGGAAAACTCGACCTCTGCACCGACATCGTGGCCAACAACCTCGAGACCGATTCGCCGACATTGATCTTCACGCAGTACCGGAGGACCGGAGAGCTGCTCGTGCGGCACTTCATGGAGCAGTTCGGCGTGTCCGTCCCGTTCTTCCACGGCGGCTTGAACCAGGACCAGCGGGCGAAGATCGTCCGGGACTTCCAGTCGCCCGACGGCCCGAAAGTACTGCTGCTCAGCCTGAAGGCCGGCGGAACCGGGCTCACCCTCACCCGCGCGGCCGACGTGATCCACTTCGACCGGTGGTGGAATCCGGCAGTAGAGGCACAGGCGTCCGACCGGGTCCACCGGATCGGCCAGACCCGTACGGTGACCATCACCACCCTGACCACCAACAGCACCATCGAAGAGCACATCGCGGGCATGCATTCGCGCAAATCGGCGCTGTCCGACATCACCGACATGTCCGGTGTCGCCGAGTTGTCCAGACTGGACGACGACCGGCTCATCGCGACCCTGCGACGGAAGCGAGCCAGCTGA
- a CDS encoding MFS transporter: MTTSPTLLKSRQWLILAVLMLSQLVIWVDNTVLSVTLETLTDPVNGLGASPAELQWATGAYTLVFATLMFTAGALGDSFGHRTMLAAGLVVFGGASIWAAYAGDPVQLIVARAAMGIGAALIMPANFAILLWTFNGPLRVTAIAISSTAAGVGMAAGPVLAGVLLGHFWWGSVFLVNVPVVVLALIGIALLVPNFRSPTVRALDPAGMLLSISGLAALAYGLIRAGQVIDWGRLDVWAPIAAGVVLLTAFVLVELRIKTPSFDPRLLAQRVFGGGNAAMALVFFSVAAVTFYYAFYLQGALGFSPMKAGLANIPTAVGAIAGAPLSARLVRRWPLSAVSVPALTVLALSMGAIALLGLQTPLVWIEILLFVQGLSVGMLMPVTGVMISTLPMERAGAGSAVTHTARQTGSVIGIAIGGTIMSIAYRHAIEPALNDVPAAARERVQVSAEQARHVAAEIHQPDLARAADNAFIDAMHVGTLWIMLITFVAVGLLVFALRRVGKSTVSAPEPAPADGGDDNRAAAGADHESAAKSAG; this comes from the coding sequence ATGACCACGTCCCCAACGCTGCTGAAGTCCAGGCAGTGGTTGATTCTTGCCGTCCTCATGTTGTCCCAGCTGGTGATCTGGGTGGACAACACCGTCCTCAGCGTCACCTTGGAAACCCTGACGGACCCGGTCAACGGGCTGGGCGCCAGTCCGGCTGAGCTGCAGTGGGCCACCGGCGCGTACACCCTGGTCTTCGCCACCTTGATGTTCACGGCGGGCGCGCTGGGCGACAGCTTCGGCCACCGGACCATGCTCGCGGCCGGACTGGTCGTCTTCGGCGGGGCCTCGATCTGGGCGGCGTACGCAGGCGACCCGGTCCAGCTGATCGTCGCCAGGGCCGCGATGGGAATCGGCGCCGCGCTGATCATGCCGGCCAACTTCGCCATCCTTCTGTGGACCTTCAACGGCCCGCTCCGGGTCACCGCGATCGCCATTTCCTCGACGGCCGCCGGCGTCGGAATGGCCGCGGGGCCGGTGCTGGCCGGGGTCCTTCTCGGGCACTTCTGGTGGGGCTCGGTCTTTCTCGTCAACGTCCCGGTCGTGGTGCTGGCGCTGATCGGGATCGCCCTGCTGGTCCCCAATTTCCGCAGCCCCACCGTGCGGGCGCTGGACCCGGCCGGGATGCTGCTTTCGATCAGCGGGCTCGCGGCGCTGGCCTACGGGCTGATCCGGGCGGGGCAGGTCATCGACTGGGGCCGGCTGGACGTCTGGGCTCCGATCGCCGCCGGAGTGGTCTTGCTGACCGCTTTCGTGCTCGTCGAACTGCGCATCAAAACACCCAGTTTCGATCCGCGGCTGCTCGCGCAACGCGTATTCGGCGGCGGCAACGCGGCCATGGCGTTGGTCTTCTTTTCCGTCGCCGCCGTCACCTTTTATTACGCGTTCTACTTGCAGGGCGCACTCGGCTTCTCGCCGATGAAGGCGGGCCTGGCCAATATCCCGACGGCGGTCGGCGCGATCGCGGGTGCGCCCCTGAGCGCGCGCCTGGTCCGCCGATGGCCGCTGAGCGCTGTCTCCGTGCCGGCGCTCACGGTGCTGGCGCTGTCCATGGGCGCGATCGCGTTGCTTGGGCTGCAGACCCCGCTCGTCTGGATCGAGATCTTGTTGTTCGTGCAGGGCCTTTCCGTCGGCATGCTGATGCCGGTGACGGGAGTGATGATCAGCACCCTGCCGATGGAACGGGCCGGTGCGGGGTCGGCCGTCACCCACACCGCGCGGCAGACCGGCAGCGTGATCGGGATCGCGATCGGCGGAACGATCATGTCGATCGCGTATCGGCACGCGATCGAACCCGCGCTGAACGATGTGCCGGCGGCCGCGCGGGAACGAGTGCAGGTCTCCGCGGAACAGGCGCGGCATGTCGCCGCCGAGATCCACCAGCCGGATCTCGCGCGGGCCGCCGACAACGCGTTCATCGACGCTATGCACGTCGGAACGCTCTGGATCATGCTCATCACGTTTGTCGCGGTAGGCCTGCTGGTGTTCGCCCTGCGACGGGTCGGGAAATCCACGGTGTCGGCACCGGAGCCGGCACCGGCTGACGGCGGAGACGACAACCGCGCCGCGGCCGGTGCGGATCACGAATCCGCCGCTAAGAGCGCTGGCTGA
- a CDS encoding acyl carrier protein, which produces MYDKIKEIMTSKYEIAPAKIVPEATLEELGLDSLDVVELAMAIQDEWGTRVTDDELNSAGTVEAVVGLIQSRVALI; this is translated from the coding sequence ATGTACGACAAAATAAAAGAAATCATGACGAGCAAGTACGAGATCGCCCCGGCGAAAATCGTCCCGGAGGCGACACTGGAGGAACTGGGGCTCGACTCTCTCGATGTGGTCGAACTGGCCATGGCGATTCAGGACGAGTGGGGCACGCGGGTCACCGATGACGAACTGAACAGTGCGGGCACCGTCGAGGCAGTGGTCGGCTTGATCCAGAGCCGGGTCGCGCTCATCTGA
- a CDS encoding beta-ketoacyl-ACP synthase III yields the protein MTGRVAVLEGLGSSLPPNVVTNAELAARMDTSDEWIRSRTGVGARRWAGRDVATSDLAVDAGQLALSAAPDGGIDAVVVVTSTPDRHLPATAPAVATRLGMTGVAAFDVAAVCSGFVYGLAVSSGLIASGVAERVLLIGAETYSTILDPDDRTTRAIFGDAAAAAVLRAGDSGEPGAVAPCVLGSDGGNGDLIMIPAGGSHQRSTGVPADPADFYFRMKGGEVYRHAVERMTAAADTALRHRGWTAADVDRFVPHQANARISAAVGARLGIGSERHLANIAEVGNTAAASIPLLLTESAAAGDLRPGHRVLLTAFGGGLAWGATTLVWPDITALPKR from the coding sequence ATGACCGGCCGGGTCGCCGTCCTCGAAGGGCTGGGTTCCTCGCTGCCGCCGAACGTGGTGACCAATGCCGAGCTCGCCGCCCGCATGGACACCTCCGACGAGTGGATCCGGAGCCGCACCGGCGTCGGCGCACGCCGGTGGGCCGGCCGGGACGTCGCCACCAGCGATCTCGCGGTCGATGCCGGCCAGCTGGCGCTCAGCGCCGCACCCGACGGCGGGATCGACGCGGTCGTGGTGGTGACCAGCACCCCGGACCGCCACCTGCCCGCCACCGCGCCCGCGGTCGCGACCCGGCTGGGAATGACCGGCGTCGCGGCGTTCGACGTCGCAGCCGTCTGCTCCGGGTTCGTGTACGGGCTGGCCGTCTCGAGCGGGTTGATCGCGTCCGGAGTCGCCGAGCGGGTGCTGCTGATCGGAGCTGAGACCTACTCGACCATTCTTGACCCGGACGATCGCACGACCCGCGCTATTTTCGGGGACGCCGCCGCGGCCGCCGTCCTGCGCGCGGGCGATTCCGGCGAGCCGGGCGCCGTCGCCCCGTGCGTGCTGGGGAGCGACGGCGGGAACGGCGACCTGATCATGATTCCGGCCGGCGGCTCGCACCAGCGCTCCACCGGCGTTCCCGCCGATCCCGCCGATTTCTATTTCCGGATGAAAGGCGGCGAGGTGTACCGGCACGCCGTGGAACGGATGACCGCCGCCGCGGACACGGCGCTGCGGCACCGAGGCTGGACCGCCGCCGACGTCGACCGGTTCGTGCCGCACCAAGCCAACGCCCGCATTTCCGCCGCAGTGGGCGCCCGGCTCGGCATCGGGTCAGAACGGCACCTCGCCAATATCGCCGAGGTCGGCAACACGGCCGCGGCCTCGATCCCTCTGCTGCTCACCGAGTCGGCCGCCGCCGGCGACCTGCGGCCCGGCCACCGGGTGCTGCTCACGGCCTTCGGCGGCGGGCTCGCCTGGGGAGCGACCACTCTCGTCTGGCCCGACATCACCGCACTGCCGAAGCGTTGA
- a CDS encoding RNA polymerase sigma factor: MAESWPADQLVLAAQRGDEASIAVLVSGAYPHVRRFAFSLCASSQDAEDAAQEAMIVLFRKIGTLRATAALASWMFRIVRNECLRRARALVQRDEPIPDTAGPSAEDDVLSRLEVERLSAAIASLPDDQRGVLIMRDIQGLPGKTVAKSLGLSTAAMKSRLHRARAAVRACLDLPEEGR; encoded by the coding sequence GTGGCTGAGTCGTGGCCGGCCGACCAGCTCGTCCTGGCGGCGCAGCGCGGCGACGAGGCGTCGATCGCCGTGCTGGTCTCCGGCGCGTACCCGCACGTCCGGCGGTTCGCGTTCTCGTTGTGCGCGAGCAGCCAGGACGCCGAGGACGCGGCGCAGGAGGCGATGATCGTCCTGTTCCGCAAGATCGGAACCCTGCGCGCGACGGCCGCGCTCGCGTCGTGGATGTTCCGCATCGTGCGCAACGAATGCCTGCGCCGGGCGCGGGCCTTGGTGCAACGCGACGAACCAATCCCGGACACCGCGGGTCCGTCCGCCGAGGACGACGTGCTGAGCAGGCTGGAGGTCGAACGCCTGTCCGCCGCCATCGCGTCGCTGCCCGACGACCAGCGCGGCGTGCTGATCATGCGCGACATCCAGGGCCTGCCGGGCAAGACCGTCGCCAAGTCGCTGGGCTTGAGCACCGCGGCGATGAAGTCGCGGCTGCACCGCGCCCGCGCTGCCGTCCGCGCTTGCCTGGATCTCCCGGAGGAAGGCCGATGA
- a CDS encoding nitroreductase/quinone reductase family protein, translating to MFEGWSLAVLTTTGAKSGLNREVLLGYLQIDGNGVVVASANGADRNPAWYHNIRRNPRVTVETGSETYQAMAAIPRGAAYGKLFAQVVAEAPGYGEYQAKTTREIPVVVLHRIDERVKGMGDWLVEVHQWFRNELRTLREQADNLANGSVTAIIRPKPDLAQEMRTHCLSFCAALRRHHVGEDSVVFPSLAEQFPALAPAIAQLAEQHHVVARLQVSIRELVDGFVPGESDPEKLRTELERLAGELEAHFDFEERAVVTALNATAAAPPTA from the coding sequence ATGTTCGAGGGGTGGTCGCTGGCGGTGCTGACGACGACCGGCGCGAAGAGCGGCCTGAACCGGGAGGTGCTGCTCGGCTACCTGCAGATCGACGGCAACGGCGTGGTCGTCGCGTCGGCGAACGGGGCGGACCGGAATCCCGCCTGGTACCACAACATTCGGCGGAATCCGAGGGTGACCGTCGAGACCGGCAGCGAGACGTATCAGGCGATGGCGGCTATTCCGAGGGGAGCCGCGTACGGGAAGCTTTTCGCGCAAGTGGTCGCCGAGGCTCCGGGATACGGCGAATACCAGGCGAAGACGACGCGCGAGATTCCGGTGGTCGTATTGCATCGGATCGACGAGCGCGTCAAAGGCATGGGGGATTGGCTCGTCGAAGTGCACCAATGGTTCCGCAACGAGTTGCGGACGCTGCGCGAGCAGGCGGACAACCTGGCCAACGGCAGCGTGACGGCGATCATCCGGCCGAAACCGGACTTGGCTCAGGAGATGCGGACGCACTGTCTCAGCTTCTGCGCCGCGCTGCGCCGTCATCACGTCGGCGAGGACTCGGTGGTGTTCCCCTCGCTGGCCGAGCAGTTCCCGGCGCTCGCCCCGGCGATCGCGCAGCTCGCCGAGCAGCATCACGTGGTGGCGCGGCTCCAGGTATCGATCCGGGAACTGGTCGACGGCTTCGTCCCGGGCGAATCCGACCCGGAGAAGCTGCGGACCGAGCTGGAGCGCCTCGCCGGCGAACTGGAGGCGCACTTCGACTTCGAGGAGCGGGCCGTGGTGACCGCGCTCAACGCGACGGCCGCGGCGCCGCCGACGGCCTGA